A single genomic interval of Nonomuraea rubra harbors:
- a CDS encoding class I SAM-dependent methyltransferase translates to MTKTNARRPFFGRMYPRMARALDEGGMAGRRRDLLAGLTGEVVEVGAGHGVNFALYPAEVTRLVAVEPEPRLREQARIAGAGATISVEVVPGLADRLPPADHSVDAVVFCLVLCSLPDVGAALAEARRVLKPGGQVRFLEHVRAGTPAMVRVQRVLDATVWPHLAGGCHTGRDTLAEIERAGFTLEDVERFLLPEARTPFSFHVLGAATLRV, encoded by the coding sequence ATGACGAAGACGAACGCGCGGCGGCCGTTCTTCGGCCGGATGTATCCGAGGATGGCCCGCGCTCTGGACGAGGGCGGCATGGCCGGACGCCGCCGCGACCTGCTGGCCGGCCTGACCGGCGAGGTGGTCGAGGTGGGAGCCGGGCACGGCGTCAACTTCGCGCTCTATCCCGCGGAGGTGACCCGGCTGGTGGCGGTGGAGCCGGAACCGCGGCTGCGGGAACAGGCCCGCATCGCCGGCGCCGGTGCCACGATCTCCGTCGAGGTGGTGCCCGGCCTGGCCGACCGGCTCCCGCCGGCTGATCACAGCGTGGACGCGGTGGTGTTCTGCCTGGTGCTGTGCTCGCTGCCTGACGTCGGGGCGGCGCTGGCCGAGGCGAGGCGGGTGCTCAAGCCGGGCGGGCAGGTGCGGTTCCTGGAGCACGTCCGTGCCGGCACACCCGCGATGGTCCGGGTGCAGCGGGTCCTGGATGCCACCGTCTGGCCGCATCTGGCCGGTGGATGCCACACCGGCCGCGACACTCTGGCAGAGATCGAACGAGCCGGGTTCACCCTGGAAGACGTCGAGCGTTTCCTGCTTCCGGAGGCACGCACCCCGTTCTCGTTCCATGTCCTCGGTGCCGCCACACTCCGCGTGTAG
- a CDS encoding MarR family winged helix-turn-helix transcriptional regulator: MTDGRDLQEAVARFVRAFGLHQPDQTPCGRPIPVSEAHALGELARDGALRQSELSHRLRLEKSTTSRLVTQLINRGWAERIPAPDDGRGVLVQLTPAGTKAADQLAKARAARFSAVLNRVPESERAGVLNALETLTEALDDP, encoded by the coding sequence ATGACGGATGGGCGTGATCTTCAGGAGGCCGTGGCCCGGTTCGTCCGGGCATTCGGCCTGCACCAGCCCGACCAGACCCCCTGCGGACGGCCGATCCCGGTGTCGGAGGCGCACGCGCTGGGCGAGCTGGCCAGGGACGGCGCGTTGCGGCAAAGCGAGCTTTCGCATCGGCTGCGCCTGGAGAAGAGCACCACCAGCCGCCTCGTCACGCAGCTCATCAACCGCGGCTGGGCCGAGCGCATCCCGGCCCCGGACGACGGGCGCGGGGTGCTGGTCCAGCTCACTCCCGCTGGAACGAAGGCCGCCGACCAACTGGCCAAGGCCAGAGCCGCGCGCTTCTCCGCGGTCTTGAACCGCGTGCCGGAGAGCGAACGCGCCGGCGTTCTGAACGCCCTGGAAACCCTCACGGAGGCACTGGATGATCCTTAG
- a CDS encoding metal-sensitive transcriptional regulator, whose translation MAGYTGNKQDHAMRLRRIEGQVRGLQRMVDEDKYCIDILTQVSAATSALKAFSLSLLEEHLAHCVAEATQKGGPEAEAKVKEASDAIARLVRS comes from the coding sequence ATGGCCGGATACACCGGAAACAAGCAGGACCACGCGATGCGCCTGCGCCGCATCGAGGGGCAGGTTCGCGGCCTGCAGCGCATGGTCGACGAGGACAAGTACTGCATCGACATCCTGACCCAGGTGTCCGCGGCGACCAGCGCGCTCAAGGCGTTCTCGCTGTCGCTGCTGGAGGAGCACCTGGCCCACTGCGTCGCCGAGGCCACCCAGAAGGGCGGCCCCGAGGCGGAGGCGAAGGTCAAGGAAGCCTCCGACGCCATCGCCAGACTTGTCCGTTCCTGA
- a CDS encoding universal stress protein — MLPTWRATPALEDLRDIDAKTFDASERPATEGADHARRRGLRAEPRVASIPEESAAKAIVDVAEEIDASLVVMDSRGRQGLRALLAGSTSTHVMHISGRPTLVIPSKTLAEARRLAQH, encoded by the coding sequence TTGCTGCCCACCTGGAGGGCCACCCCCGCGCTGGAAGACCTGCGCGACATCGACGCCAAGACCTTCGACGCCTCGGAACGGCCGGCCACCGAGGGCGCCGATCACGCTCGCCGCCGGGGACTGAGGGCCGAACCGCGGGTCGCCTCGATCCCCGAGGAGAGTGCCGCCAAGGCCATCGTGGACGTCGCGGAGGAGATCGACGCCTCGCTCGTCGTGATGGACTCACGTGGCCGGCAAGGGCTGCGGGCACTCCTCGCGGGCAGCACCTCCACCCACGTCATGCACATCTCGGGCAGGCCCACCCTGGTCATCCCGTCCAAAACCCTGGCGGAGGCTCGCCGTCTCGCCCAGCACTGA
- a CDS encoding aspartate carbamoyltransferase codes for MILRKRRVPLLLAGLALIGAASAGYLLVGRNEPQALAARQAEIAAKSRQVMPFDLERTTHRFAKSATGGLQTVTSDDPSDAQQVKLIREHLAKEATGFSKGDYGDPASIHGGEMPGLLELEQGHDRIDIGYADTPAGAQIAYTTTDPSLIKALHAWFDAQVTDHGSHAEHG; via the coding sequence ATGATCCTTAGGAAGCGACGCGTCCCCCTACTGCTGGCCGGCCTGGCGCTGATCGGCGCCGCATCGGCCGGATACCTGCTCGTCGGCCGGAACGAACCACAAGCGCTGGCCGCCCGTCAGGCGGAGATCGCGGCCAAGAGCCGACAGGTCATGCCGTTCGACCTTGAACGCACCACGCACCGCTTCGCCAAATCAGCCACCGGCGGCCTGCAAACCGTCACCTCCGACGATCCTTCCGACGCGCAGCAGGTCAAGCTCATCCGCGAGCACCTGGCCAAGGAGGCCACGGGCTTCAGCAAGGGCGACTACGGCGACCCCGCGTCCATCCACGGCGGTGAGATGCCCGGCCTGCTTGAGCTGGAACAGGGCCATGATCGGATCGACATCGGCTATGCCGACACCCCCGCCGGCGCCCAAATCGCCTACACCACCACCGACCCGTCCCTGATCAAGGCGCTGCACGCCTGGTTCGACGCCCAGGTCACCGACCACGGCAGCCACGCCGAACACGGCTGA
- a CDS encoding YciI family protein, with translation MPPHSACSRRAAGAAPLADPLITRTVRVRDGMPGVTDGPFLDSKEHLAGYFVIDCESLERATEIAARFPDARYSAVEVRPIMDPSGFEM, from the coding sequence GTGCCGCCACACTCCGCGTGTAGCAGGCGAGCGGCAGGCGCCGCGCCGCTCGCCGATCCGCTGATCACCAGGACGGTACGGGTCCGCGACGGCATGCCAGGGGTCACCGACGGCCCCTTCCTGGACTCCAAGGAGCACCTGGCCGGCTACTTCGTCATCGACTGCGAGAGCCTCGAACGCGCGACCGAGATCGCGGCGCGCTTTCCCGACGCCCGGTACAGCGCGGTGGAGGTCAGGCCGATCATGGACCCGTCCGGGTTCGAGATGTGA
- a CDS encoding MFS transporter gives MRRLILKPRLTRERGATTSPGRTAPLNAAAIPGCGDTVSSVGDRETRIPPHITAARKGRPGGLLRTRNFGLLWAGESVSGLGSAITTVAVPFVAITVLHASTGTVALLTAASWLPWFLIGLPAGTWVDRWPRRRILVSANLVSAAVLTAVPVAAWTGVLTVPMLLAAVLIAGTSSMFFTLAFNAYLPHLLAPDDRMEGNARLQASASAAEIAGPGLGGLLTEVAGAVGGLLIDASTFIFSAACLLRLRTTPEPRAAAGERPGILRQLSEGLGYFKYGEFMLPMLIVAAMINLGMLGVFSLRIVFLVRAEGIAPGTVGGLISLASLGGLLGAVLASRAVARFGSARTYVVVNVVTAPFMLLLPASGPGWRLALFTVGSFVVMLGATMSGIVTATFRVNYIPAHLLGRVTAVSRFVISGTVPLGAATAGVLATAFGIGAAMWVLAAFFAVTPLLLLASSMRSMRDFPALPSQPPVSSNDDRLR, from the coding sequence GTGCGCCGGCTCATTCTAAAACCACGCCTGACGAGGGAGCGCGGCGCCACCACCTCGCCCGGCCGCACCGCTCCGTTAAATGCCGCCGCCATTCCCGGCTGTGGCGATACCGTGAGTTCTGTGGGTGATCGCGAGACAAGGATTCCGCCGCACATCACCGCGGCCAGGAAAGGGCGGCCGGGCGGCCTGCTCCGCACCCGGAACTTCGGCCTGCTGTGGGCTGGGGAGTCGGTCAGCGGGTTGGGCTCGGCGATCACCACGGTGGCCGTCCCGTTCGTGGCGATAACCGTCTTGCATGCCAGCACCGGCACGGTGGCCCTGCTGACCGCAGCCAGCTGGCTGCCCTGGTTCCTGATCGGCCTCCCGGCCGGCACCTGGGTTGACCGCTGGCCACGCCGCCGCATCCTCGTGTCCGCCAACCTGGTGTCCGCCGCGGTCCTGACCGCTGTCCCGGTCGCCGCCTGGACCGGTGTGCTGACCGTGCCCATGTTGCTGGCCGCGGTGCTGATCGCCGGCACGTCCAGCATGTTCTTCACCCTGGCATTCAACGCCTACTTGCCGCACCTGCTGGCCCCGGATGACCGGATGGAGGGCAACGCCAGGCTCCAGGCCAGCGCCTCGGCCGCAGAGATCGCCGGCCCGGGCCTCGGCGGTCTGCTCACCGAGGTGGCCGGAGCGGTCGGCGGCCTCCTCATCGACGCGTCCACCTTCATCTTCTCGGCCGCCTGCCTGCTCAGATTGCGGACCACGCCCGAGCCGAGGGCGGCGGCGGGCGAGCGGCCCGGCATACTCCGGCAGCTCAGCGAGGGCCTGGGCTACTTCAAGTACGGCGAGTTCATGCTGCCCATGCTCATCGTGGCGGCGATGATCAACCTCGGGATGCTCGGCGTGTTCTCGCTGCGCATCGTCTTCCTGGTGCGCGCCGAAGGTATCGCGCCGGGAACTGTGGGCGGCCTGATCAGCCTCGCCAGCCTGGGCGGCCTGCTGGGCGCCGTGCTCGCGTCCCGGGCCGTCGCCCGCTTCGGCAGCGCGCGCACCTACGTGGTGGTCAATGTCGTGACCGCGCCGTTCATGCTGCTGCTGCCAGCCAGCGGCCCTGGCTGGCGGCTGGCGCTGTTCACGGTGGGATCGTTCGTGGTCATGCTCGGCGCCACGATGTCGGGCATCGTCACCGCTACCTTCCGCGTGAACTACATACCGGCGCATCTCCTGGGCCGGGTCACGGCGGTCTCCCGGTTCGTCATCTCCGGCACCGTGCCGCTCGGCGCAGCCACCGCCGGCGTCCTGGCGACAGCCTTCGGGATCGGTGCCGCGATGTGGGTGTTGGCCGCCTTCTTCGCCGTCACCCCGCTGCTCCTGCTCGCTTCCTCGATGCGCAGCATGCGTGACTTCCCGGCCCTGCCCAGCCAGCCTCCCGTATCCAGCAATGATGACCGACTGCGGTGA
- a CDS encoding Tat pathway signal protein: MATLPRQVIEAMADRAVRLHHAVWHASRDTWQRLNEAQRKVYRDHGWEPPRPSLTRDQQVEFDNGSGEDFLYMHREMIRTVNGILVGSGDRVVGWPSIPAAGDAEFPVPPPFTVPGSEETTRQIEQAKSAATLERLGEREAQVRDPAVLRGITLGRLGAFIEFRIHNTLHLRWAAELPRYRPSGSAFDVDPQWDVPGYDWLADTYSSHVNPIFWKLHGWVDARIDDWMRANELTGPVPWSFDPPWMGPGHHHHHTVAELALRDRSGAGLRSHVRDLEDTVRALRENAVPEPAPFLVQD; this comes from the coding sequence ATGGCCACACTGCCCCGGCAAGTGATCGAAGCCATGGCCGACCGGGCCGTACGCCTGCACCATGCCGTCTGGCATGCCTCCCGCGACACCTGGCAACGGCTGAACGAAGCGCAACGCAAGGTGTACCGCGATCACGGGTGGGAGCCGCCGCGCCCGTCGCTGACGAGGGATCAGCAGGTCGAGTTCGACAACGGCTCGGGCGAGGACTTCCTGTACATGCACCGGGAGATGATCCGCACCGTGAACGGGATCCTCGTCGGCTCGGGCGACCGGGTGGTGGGATGGCCGTCCATACCGGCAGCCGGCGACGCCGAGTTCCCCGTCCCGCCGCCGTTCACCGTCCCCGGGAGCGAGGAGACGACCCGGCAGATCGAGCAGGCCAAGTCCGCCGCGACGCTGGAGCGGCTCGGGGAACGGGAGGCCCAGGTGCGGGACCCGGCGGTGCTGCGCGGCATCACCCTCGGCCGGCTCGGCGCGTTCATCGAGTTCCGCATCCACAACACTCTGCACCTGCGCTGGGCGGCCGAGCTGCCACGCTACCGGCCGAGCGGTTCGGCGTTCGACGTGGACCCGCAGTGGGACGTGCCCGGCTACGACTGGCTGGCCGACACCTACTCCAGCCACGTGAATCCGATCTTCTGGAAGCTGCACGGCTGGGTCGACGCCCGAATCGACGACTGGATGCGGGCCAACGAGCTGACCGGGCCGGTGCCCTGGTCGTTCGACCCGCCGTGGATGGGGCCGGGACACCATCACCACCACACCGTGGCCGAACTGGCCCTGCGCGACCGCTCCGGCGCCGGCCTGCGGTCGCACGTCCGCGACCTCGAGGACACCGTCCGAGCCTTGCGGGAGAACGCCGTTCCCGAGCCCGCGCCCTTCCTCGTCCAGGACTGA
- a CDS encoding cytochrome P450 → MSGPVQLPYAQPDPMRPAPLLRELQARTPIHAIRTAVGDPGWQVTGYEEVRRLLDDDRLGRAHREPDQASRTGESAMFGGPLGDFDTEQADHRRMRSLLQPHFSPKRMRALRARVETLTAGLLDELAAAGPPADLHAALALPLPIAVICELLGVPYEDRAQFRAWTQAAGDITDRARSEQGLAELFGYGQQLVARKRAAGDTDADVISRLAATDGVSDDEAAAMGMFLLFAGHETTVAAIDEGALWLLAYPEQWQALVADPSRVGAAVEEILRAPGLGGGGIPRYARTDLDIAGVQVRAGDLVLLDNGAANHDATVFEDPDRFDIGRAAVPHLSFGHGARYCIGAPLARIELQVVFSQLVARFPTLRPGCAADELTFNANVLTGGLTALPVTW, encoded by the coding sequence ATGTCCGGACCCGTTCAGCTTCCGTACGCGCAACCTGACCCGATGCGGCCCGCGCCGCTGCTACGCGAGCTGCAGGCCCGCACTCCGATCCATGCCATCCGCACTGCGGTCGGTGATCCCGGCTGGCAGGTCACCGGGTACGAGGAGGTGCGCCGGTTGCTGGACGACGACCGGCTCGGCCGCGCTCACCGCGAGCCGGACCAGGCCTCCCGGACGGGAGAATCGGCCATGTTCGGCGGCCCGCTGGGCGACTTCGACACCGAGCAGGCCGACCACCGGCGCATGCGCTCCCTGCTGCAGCCGCACTTCTCGCCCAAGCGGATGCGCGCCCTGCGCGCCCGGGTCGAGACGCTCACCGCGGGCCTGCTGGACGAGCTGGCCGCCGCCGGACCGCCCGCCGACCTGCACGCCGCGCTGGCACTGCCGCTGCCCATCGCCGTCATCTGCGAACTGCTCGGGGTGCCGTACGAGGACCGCGCCCAGTTCCGGGCCTGGACCCAGGCCGCCGGCGACATCACCGACCGGGCCCGCTCCGAGCAGGGGCTGGCCGAGCTGTTCGGCTACGGGCAGCAGCTGGTGGCTCGCAAGAGGGCCGCGGGCGACACGGACGCCGATGTGATCTCACGGCTGGCCGCCACCGACGGGGTCAGCGACGACGAGGCGGCCGCGATGGGCATGTTCCTGCTGTTCGCGGGGCACGAGACGACGGTCGCCGCGATCGACGAGGGGGCGCTGTGGTTGCTGGCCTACCCGGAGCAGTGGCAGGCTCTGGTGGCGGACCCGTCCCGGGTCGGCGCGGCGGTGGAGGAGATCCTGCGCGCGCCCGGCCTGGGCGGCGGTGGCATCCCGCGCTACGCGCGAACCGATCTGGACATCGCCGGGGTGCAGGTGCGCGCCGGTGATCTGGTGCTGCTGGACAACGGCGCGGCCAATCATGACGCCACGGTCTTCGAAGACCCCGACCGCTTCGACATCGGCCGTGCCGCCGTACCCCATCTGAGCTTCGGGCACGGCGCCCGCTACTGCATCGGCGCCCCGCTGGCCCGCATCGAACTCCAAGTGGTCTTCTCCCAGCTCGTCGCCCGCTTCCCCACCCTGAGGCCGGGGTGTGCGGCAGATGAGCTGACCTTCAACGCGAACGTACTGACCGGCGGCCTGACCGCCCTGCCCGTCACCTGGTGA
- a CDS encoding heavy metal translocating P-type ATPase produces MTSVTDDRQNAVELSIGGMTCASCANRIERKLNKLDGVTATVNYATEKAKVSFPEGVDPQQLIAEVEKAGYTAALPAPPKAEAAEQEPEDELRPLRNRLITSVVLAVPVIAMAMIPPLQFTNWQWLSLVLAAPVVVYAGWPFHKAAWTNLRHGAATMDTLISLGTIAALGWSLWALFFGTAGTPGMTHPFAFTIERTDGSGNIYLEAAAGVTAFILAGRYFESRSKRRAGAALRALLELGAKDVAVLRDGVEARIPAEQLTVGDRFVVRPGEKIATDGVIEEGTSAVDASMLTGESVPVEVRTGDAVTGATVNAGGRLVVRATRVGADTQLAQMAKLVEDAQTGKAAVQRLADRISGIFVPIVIALALGTLGFWLGTGDGVGAAFTAAVAVLIIACPCALGLATPTALLVGTGRGAQLGILIKGPEVLESTRRIDMVVLDKTGTVTEGRMTLTGVHVADGEDEAEVLRLAGALEHASEHPIAQAVAKGATARVGELPTPEDFANVEGLGVQGIVDGHAVLVGRPRLLEEWSQHLTPELERSLHAAQAAGRTAVAVGWDGQARAVLVVADVVKPTSKEAITRLRALGLTPVLLTGDNEAVAKTVAAEVGIDEVIAEVLPADKVDVVKELQSEGRVVAMVGDGVNDAAALAQADLGLAMGTGTDAAIEASDLTLVRGDLRVAADAIRLSRRTLSTIKGNLFWAFAYNVAALPLAALGLLNPMIAGAAMAFSSVFVVSNSLRLRRFK; encoded by the coding sequence ATGACCTCGGTCACCGATGACCGGCAGAACGCGGTCGAACTCTCGATCGGCGGCATGACCTGCGCCTCCTGCGCCAACCGCATCGAGCGCAAGCTGAACAAGCTGGACGGCGTGACCGCGACGGTCAACTACGCCACGGAGAAGGCGAAGGTCTCCTTCCCCGAAGGAGTGGACCCGCAGCAGCTGATCGCCGAGGTGGAGAAGGCCGGTTACACCGCCGCGCTGCCCGCCCCGCCGAAGGCGGAGGCGGCCGAGCAGGAGCCGGAGGACGAACTCCGGCCGCTGCGCAACCGCCTCATCACCTCGGTGGTACTCGCGGTGCCGGTGATCGCGATGGCGATGATCCCGCCGCTGCAGTTCACCAACTGGCAGTGGCTGTCGCTGGTGCTGGCCGCGCCGGTGGTGGTGTACGCCGGCTGGCCGTTCCACAAGGCCGCCTGGACCAACCTGCGGCACGGCGCCGCCACCATGGACACGCTGATCTCGCTGGGCACCATCGCCGCGCTCGGCTGGTCCCTGTGGGCCCTGTTCTTCGGCACGGCGGGCACGCCGGGCATGACGCACCCGTTCGCGTTCACCATCGAGCGCACCGACGGCTCCGGCAACATCTACCTGGAAGCCGCGGCGGGCGTCACCGCGTTCATCCTGGCCGGGCGCTACTTCGAGTCCCGCTCCAAGAGGCGGGCGGGTGCCGCGCTCCGCGCGCTGCTGGAGCTCGGAGCCAAGGACGTCGCGGTGCTGCGCGACGGGGTGGAGGCGCGCATCCCGGCCGAGCAGCTGACGGTGGGGGACAGGTTCGTCGTCCGGCCCGGCGAGAAGATCGCCACGGACGGTGTCATCGAGGAGGGCACGTCGGCGGTCGACGCCTCCATGCTGACCGGCGAGTCCGTGCCGGTGGAGGTCCGGACGGGCGACGCCGTCACCGGCGCCACCGTGAACGCCGGCGGCAGGCTCGTCGTGCGCGCCACCCGGGTCGGCGCCGACACCCAGCTCGCCCAGATGGCCAAGCTCGTGGAGGACGCCCAGACCGGCAAAGCGGCCGTGCAGCGGCTGGCCGACCGCATCTCCGGGATCTTCGTTCCGATTGTGATCGCGCTGGCCCTCGGCACGCTCGGCTTCTGGCTCGGCACCGGCGACGGCGTCGGCGCGGCGTTCACCGCCGCGGTCGCGGTCCTGATCATCGCCTGCCCCTGCGCGCTCGGCCTGGCCACGCCGACGGCGCTGCTGGTCGGCACGGGCAGGGGCGCCCAGCTCGGCATCCTGATCAAGGGTCCTGAGGTGCTGGAGTCCACCCGCAGGATCGACATGGTGGTGCTGGACAAGACCGGCACGGTCACCGAGGGTCGCATGACCCTCACCGGCGTCCACGTCGCCGACGGTGAGGACGAGGCCGAGGTGCTGCGCCTGGCCGGCGCGCTGGAGCACGCCTCCGAGCACCCCATCGCCCAGGCCGTCGCCAAGGGCGCCACGGCCCGTGTCGGCGAGCTGCCCACCCCTGAGGACTTCGCCAACGTCGAGGGCCTCGGTGTCCAGGGCATCGTGGACGGCCACGCCGTTCTGGTCGGACGCCCCCGGCTGTTGGAGGAGTGGTCCCAGCACCTGACCCCGGAGCTGGAGCGTTCCCTGCATGCCGCGCAGGCCGCCGGCCGTACCGCGGTCGCGGTCGGCTGGGACGGCCAGGCCCGCGCGGTGCTCGTGGTGGCCGATGTGGTCAAGCCGACCAGCAAGGAGGCCATCACCCGGCTCCGCGCGCTCGGGCTCACCCCCGTGCTGCTGACCGGCGACAACGAGGCCGTGGCCAAGACCGTGGCGGCCGAGGTGGGCATCGACGAGGTGATCGCCGAGGTCCTGCCCGCCGACAAGGTGGACGTGGTCAAGGAGCTGCAGTCGGAGGGCAGGGTCGTGGCCATGGTGGGCGACGGGGTCAACGACGCCGCCGCACTGGCCCAGGCCGACCTCGGGCTCGCGATGGGCACCGGTACCGACGCCGCCATCGAGGCGAGTGACCTGACCCTGGTCAGGGGTGACCTGCGGGTGGCGGCCGACGCGATCAGGCTGTCCCGCCGTACCCTGTCGACGATCAAGGGCAACCTGTTCTGGGCGTTCGCCTACAACGTGGCCGCCCTGCCGCTGGCGGCACTCGGCCTGCTCAACCCGATGATCGCGGGCGCCGCGATGGCGTTCTCCAGCGTGTTCGTGGTGAGCAACAGCCTCCGCCTGCGCCGGTTCAAGTAA
- a CDS encoding heavy-metal-associated domain-containing protein, with protein sequence MSTSTYTVKGMTCGHCVSSVKEEVGEVAGVTGVEVDLATGLLTVDSDGPVDAAKIIAAVEEAGYEVANQS encoded by the coding sequence ATGAGCACCAGCACCTACACCGTCAAGGGCATGACCTGCGGCCACTGCGTCAGCTCGGTCAAGGAAGAGGTCGGCGAAGTCGCCGGTGTGACCGGCGTCGAGGTGGACCTGGCCACCGGGCTGCTGACCGTTGACAGCGACGGCCCCGTCGACGCGGCGAAGATCATTGCCGCCGTCGAGGAGGCCGGATACGAAGTGGCGAATCAGTCGTGA
- a CDS encoding TetR/AcrR family transcriptional regulator: protein MSNPDSTGNEDVAVRPVRRLRRAERREQILDAATRAFARAGYAATGLDDIATEAELTRAMLYRHFDSKADLYRAVLDRACVRLAEATGADDFGDDAIPALLRAAAADPDGFRLLFRYAAREPDFRDLIDSLTAASREVGRRNLARAIPEGPWLDWAANLIPGFTLEAVIAWLDAGQPDPDQAADRIAQAVHGVMAAAHPNA from the coding sequence ATGAGCAACCCCGACTCGACCGGCAACGAGGACGTCGCGGTTCGGCCGGTGCGGCGACTGCGCCGCGCGGAGCGGCGCGAGCAGATCCTGGACGCGGCCACCCGCGCCTTCGCGCGAGCCGGATACGCCGCCACCGGCCTGGACGACATCGCCACCGAGGCCGAATTGACCCGGGCGATGCTGTATCGGCATTTCGACTCCAAAGCCGACCTTTACCGCGCCGTCCTCGACCGGGCCTGCGTACGGCTGGCCGAAGCCACCGGCGCCGACGACTTCGGCGACGACGCCATCCCCGCCCTGCTGCGCGCCGCCGCCGCCGACCCGGACGGGTTCCGGCTACTCTTCCGCTACGCCGCCCGCGAGCCCGACTTCCGCGACCTGATCGACTCCCTCACCGCCGCCTCCCGAGAAGTCGGCCGCCGAAACCTCGCCCGCGCCATCCCCGAAGGCCCTTGGCTGGACTGGGCCGCCAACCTCATCCCCGGCTTCACCCTGGAGGCCGTCATCGCCTGGCTGGACGCCGGCCAACCCGACCCCGATCAGGCCGCCGACCGCATCGCCCAAGCCGTACACGGCGTCATGGCCGCCGCGCACCCCAACGCCTGA
- a CDS encoding MFS transporter has product MNAPSPRRWAALALIATAQFIVIMDTSIIGVALPRIQQDLGFSQENLSWVFNAYVVAFGGLLLLGGRLSDLFGARRLFGAGWGILLAGSLVAGIAPEVWVELAGRVIQGAGAALIAPSALTLLMMLFGHDPRELTKAMALYGAAAPAGGTAGVFLGGVITEYLSWPWVFYINIPIAVVALLANKPLMPAAPPQRGSVDVAGALTVTAGLAAAVYAIVRAPEVGWGAAQTWLVLAVAVALLGAFVAIQARRREPLMRLSIFRTPNLAAANLTQLLLGGAWIPMWFFLNLYLQQVLGYSAFPSGAALVPMTVLIMIGMIVVAPRAIGRFGPKTTTVTGLVLLTAGMAWLSLISPDGSFATDVLPAGLVAALGMSLAFIPSLGTAISSARPEEGGLASGIVNTSYQVGSALGLAAMTAVAAANGAAQLGDLPALTGGFSAAFVGAAGIAAAGALLAGLTLRSHQPQPAEPGSATAR; this is encoded by the coding sequence ATGAACGCACCATCCCCCCGGCGCTGGGCCGCGCTGGCCCTGATCGCCACGGCCCAGTTCATCGTGATCATGGACACGTCGATCATCGGCGTGGCCCTGCCCCGCATCCAGCAGGACCTCGGCTTCTCCCAGGAGAACCTGTCCTGGGTGTTCAACGCCTACGTCGTCGCCTTCGGCGGCCTGCTCCTGCTGGGCGGGCGCCTGTCGGACCTGTTCGGCGCCCGCCGCCTCTTCGGAGCCGGCTGGGGCATCCTGCTCGCCGGCTCGCTCGTCGCCGGCATCGCCCCCGAGGTGTGGGTCGAGCTCGCCGGCCGGGTGATCCAGGGAGCCGGCGCCGCCCTCATCGCGCCGTCCGCCCTCACTCTGCTCATGATGCTCTTCGGGCACGACCCCAGGGAGCTCACCAAGGCCATGGCCCTGTACGGCGCCGCCGCCCCGGCAGGCGGCACCGCAGGCGTCTTCCTCGGCGGCGTCATCACCGAGTACCTGAGCTGGCCCTGGGTCTTCTACATCAACATCCCCATCGCCGTCGTCGCGCTGCTGGCCAACAAGCCGCTCATGCCCGCCGCTCCCCCGCAGCGGGGCTCCGTGGACGTGGCCGGCGCACTGACCGTCACCGCCGGCCTGGCCGCCGCCGTCTACGCGATCGTCCGCGCGCCCGAAGTCGGCTGGGGCGCTGCACAGACCTGGCTCGTCCTGGCCGTGGCCGTGGCCCTGCTCGGCGCGTTCGTCGCGATCCAGGCCCGCCGCCGCGAGCCGCTGATGCGCCTGTCCATCTTCCGCACCCCGAACCTGGCCGCCGCCAACCTGACGCAGCTCCTGCTGGGCGGCGCGTGGATCCCGATGTGGTTCTTCCTCAACCTCTACCTGCAGCAGGTCCTCGGCTACAGCGCCTTCCCCAGCGGCGCCGCCCTGGTCCCGATGACCGTGCTCATCATGATCGGCATGATCGTCGTGGCGCCGCGGGCCATCGGCCGCTTCGGCCCCAAGACCACCACCGTCACCGGCCTCGTCCTGCTCACCGCCGGCATGGCCTGGCTCTCACTGATCAGCCCGGACGGCAGCTTCGCCACCGACGTCCTGCCCGCCGGCCTCGTCGCCGCCCTCGGCATGTCGCTGGCCTTCATCCCCTCCCTCGGCACCGCCATCTCCTCCGCCCGCCCGGAGGAAGGCGGCCTGGCCTCGGGCATCGTCAACACCAGCTACCAGGTCGGCTCCGCACTCGGCCTGGCCGCGATGACCGCCGTGGCCGCCGCCAACGGGGCCGCGCAACTGGGCGACCTGCCCGCGCTGACCGGCGGCTTCTCCGCCGCCTTCGTCGGAGCGGCGGGCATCGCCGCCGCCGGCGCCCTGCTCGCCGGCCTCACCCTGCGCTCCCACCAGCCCCAGCCGGCCGAGCCCGGCTCCGCCACCGCCCGCTGA